The Oryzias latipes chromosome 8, ASM223467v1 genomic interval CCTTTAGCAGCAGAGCCACGAGGCTTGGGGAGATTCTGCCCACTGATGATCTTGATGTGCAGAAGCTGTGCAGAAACTCCTGGTAGAGAGTCACGGGCGTTGGCACTAAAGTAGGACACCTCTTCTCGCATGATGGCTGGTCTTAAAACATACCCACAGTTGCCATTCTGCCTGAACCAGCCAAGGTTAAGGTCCATCATCAGACCTGGTGTCTGGTAGTTCATGGCAACAATCTGGCATCCGCACTTCCAGAAATCCTGGGGGTTCATGTTGCTGGCATCAATCCTCATAGGTGTAGGATAGACCCTGGAGAGTAGGCGCTTGTTATAACAGACAAATTCCTCTGGGAACTCATTGGCAAATCTGTTTGCATCTACCTCGTTGAAGGAGCATATCTCCCAAAATTTTTGGTCCCTTTTAGATGTCTCAAAGTCCCTGAACTGCACTGACTTGCAGAGAGATACAAGGTCAGATAGTTCCCTGCAAAGCCGGATTTTCTTACAGCCCAAGCCATTTAACTGATCCCTGTCATCAGCTCCAACTCTACGAGACATTTCCAGaccctcctcttcatctgtaACATCCCCCTCGGCATCAGTGCAGCTGGGTGGAAGCTTTTTACTCTTAAGCAGGATTTTACCTTTCAGTTTCTCAGGAGAAGGCAAGtagttttcttctttgtggGGCGTCTCAGTGTACAACTTGTCTCCAAGAATTTTCTTCAAGTGTTGTGCCATAACTCTCTGCTGAAGAATACAGCAGTGGGTCACCAAGCAAAGAATTAGGGGATATTCTGAGCTTTCAAAAGCATACTGGTTTAAAATGTCCAGAACTTTAGAGAAGGCGATCTGTGTGGCCACAGAACTACCTATGTATACAACTGGTTCACTATCATGACCATCCCAAACTACAATCTCGACACTGCGACAGCCCATCCTTAAAGCTCGTATGTAGCTGCTAATGTCTGATGAACCCCAGAAGTGGTCATCAAGAAGAGAGGCATTATGTGAAGAGTTAATGTAGTAGTGGGAAAGAGGCTGGGTCATGTCCTGGCACACACGTTTGTGCTGAGGGTCAAAGATGTGGCATTCAGAGGACAGGAGGTAGTTTGTAAAACCATCAATAGAGAGGTAACCTCTTTCTCTGCCTTCGGTCGATGGCTCAAATTTCTGAACAATATCTTTACACATTTCCTCTGTTACTCCTTCTACACCCTGTTCCACATCTACAAACAGCATGAGATCTTTACTGTCCAAATATTCTTTGTTGCTGGAGAACTGAACCAGCAAGAAGAAAATCTCAGGCCGTGTGCACAACTCACAGTAGGCTTCCACAAAAGAGTCCATGTTAATTGTCTCCCCATGTTGGTCTTTTGCTTTCTGTAGCTCCTTGAACTTCAGCTCTATCCTAGACTCTTTCATTCCCGGATTGAGCCCTTTGATTATCTGTGTAGCTCTGAACAGATCTATGTGTCCTTTCTTTTCCACATCTGCAAGCTCAAACACTGAGCTAATCCATGATGTTCTTAGGCTTTGTTGACATGGGTCCACCATATCTACAGTGTGGCGACCATAGGACACTAAATATCTCAGGCCCATGACCCATGTACTGACGACATCTGGTGTACTAGCAACCAAATCCAAAGACTCGTAGTTATCCCCGTAGATGATTGAAAAGGCGCATTCGTCAGGAAATTGATCAGAGAGACCATTGCTGCGCAGGACAGGGGTTTTCTTTCCCAAACGGACTTCTTTGATGCTTTTGATTTCAAGTTTGGCCTTCTCTGAATCTTTCTTGGATGGCTCCCAGCGTAACCAGTGCATGTCTGGATCCAGCAGGAAGTAGCGGTTGTACATCCGTGAGTTGGAGCGCACCTTCTTCATCTCACAACCCTTCATCATGAAAGCCATGCAGGCAGCTGTGCTGTTAATCTTTCGGTCACTTGGCATTGAGCTGAAAGACACAGTCTTCTTCCTCACTGGCTTCTGTTTGGAGCCATCCTAGAAACAGAATGGGGTGGGGGAGTTGgaagagaacatttttttctttagttcatAATATTGataaaaattaatttacatCCTAATAAAAAAGATGGCCATCCTTAAAAATAGTTGTATGGTCTAttgctgaaataaaataaaccataTAGCATTACGCTTCTGAGCTGCACAACTACTGAATATAAAGCCAGTACATTTACTGACCACCACTCAATGCCAGTGTCAACTTTTTAAAGGTAATCAGGCTTTTCTATGCCCTCTCCAGCAGTGAGCAAAGATGCTTTGGTCCATCTGTAAGAGGATACGTCACAGCGGTGGACAGGCACCATGCAGGAGCTTAACAGACATCCTACTGTGAAAATGGATTACAGATTGAactgtatttgtattttgtacCATACTCATGATTCACAAATAACCCAAGCAAGAGCAACTTGCTCCGTTAAAagcatctctttttttcttactcTTATGCAATGACAGAGTAACAAAGATTTTTctataaaactgtaaaatattttataatttaCGTCAATTTGTATTAAATTGCTAAGGATTTGATTTCCAGCATGGCAGTAGTTGCAGTTGTCTCATTGCAGAAACAAAGTTAATGGCTATAAAACTGGTTTCATGTTACCTTTTTACTGCAAATGAGATTTATCCTATAGGAAAGCTCCTATAACTACATTTCAAAGGCACAGCTATGCTTTTTGTTGCATCTCTGAAGAGTCTGCATTCCCACAACTAAACAAAAGCCAGCTTTGTGAAAGTAGTAGAAGCTCAGTGACAGGACTGAACTTTTGCAGctttgggatttcttgcctGACTGACAGAAAACAGTGTTGTTCTATTTCTTTGCTGTCGGAATTCAAATAGCCCAATCCAGCACCATAGACTTGAATATTGCATAAAACAGGAATACCATCAAATCCAAACCTAAATCAATTTGTTACCTTTCCTAGAGATGTTGTAAGCACAAAAACcttaaaattacaatttaatGAGTCCATTGTTAAAATCAACTTTATTTCTGATTTGTCAGTATATCTAGAAGGCCTTCTGGTTTTTTTGCACATGTCCGTTTGTGCAGCAGTCACACAGATTTTCCTAAAGCAAAGTCTAACTCTGCTGCATTTCAACCATAGAGAGTTGTACCGGGATTCCATCTTTCACTTGAAGGCCAGCAAGGTTCTGACATCTAGTAAATCATTATGAGTCCTACTGAAAATGAGTCTGCGGATATAAAATGATGACCAATTTCTGGTTTTGCCGTTTTAGCGACCTCTGTTTCCATTTCCGACAGTTTGTCATATTATTTAGTTACATTACCTGCCATTTTTCACAGTCCGAATGAATTCAGCTTCAAAGCGTAAAGAGAGGTTTTCTTTAATGTAGATGTAGCTAATGGGCTAGGATCCTACACCAGATGTTGAGCTTTGGCACAGTGGTGCTGTGACcacccaagaaaaaaaaagcggcTATTTGTATGTTAAAATTCAGCTATTCGACCATTTATTTTCATCTCCTTAAGAAAATAGGGCTACATGAATTTGTTGAGAGAGATAGTGCCCATAGGCATATGGTAATGCTTGTATCCTGGGGAACAACTGCGCTGTTGGATTGTCTGAGGGGTAAGATATTCTATGGCTTTCAAAGAAGTAATCTCGAGTAAATCCATTCTGTTACTCCAGTCTCATAAGagagtaaaaaaatgtgtttctttctcAAATATCCCATCAGCGCtcctttattttaaactttatgtCATGGAAAACTAGACAGACCACATTTCTCTCTTTTGCTTTGCTGATTTTAAGAGGCAGCTTTCATAGCCAACCAGATGAAGATTTATTCCATTGGGTCATTGGGTGTAAATGAGCCTGAACATAAGACAGCAAGAGAGACTttgtacaaaaacatcaaatcgGGTCTGATTATTTCTAAGCCAAGGAGCTTTACTCCAAAAGGTCAAAATGGTTGAGGTTAATCTAGTTTTTTATTAACATGCTGTTAGgagtaaatgtgaaaaaaaacaggtgGAATGACTCTGCCTTCCAATGGAAGCAAAGATGACTTAATGTCCTTTGATACAGATGACTACCTCGAGAattaaaatcacacaaaaacatgaactggATTAACAATCTCTAATGTAAACACAAGACGAGAACTGGATTTTAACACTTAAACGCCAGggctttagcttcagtgtttacattttttggacGACTATCAGAGCTCTTTAACTGGTTATGCAAGTAACGTAATTCTACTTGACTCTGAAGCATAGAAAAGCAGCATTGCACTGATTTGGAACACCTTTCAGAGTGCATGTTGGCTTGAATGTGTGCAAGTGTGGGTGGTGGGGGCAATTAGACACAACTGCTCTgttatttttcctctgcaatTGTTAGCGCCAATAGCTGGGTAAAGCACGTGGTGATGCTCTCTTCTTTAGCTGTTTTCAAACTGTGACGCTGGGTGCCACAAGCATGCATGTGGAACCTAACTCCAGGGATGCAATTAATGCGACAAGCACTGTGCCTCCAGGTAGCAACAGCTTGGAGGTTACCTCCATCCCTACTGACTATGACTTTTCAAAACAATATCTCTTGTGTAGAGTAGAAAAAAGCTTTACGGACTCCTAGCTTTTAAGCGCTTCTAGAATTACTTTCTCAATGCCTTAGTTACGTGCACCTGCACAAGAAAAATCTGTGGTGCGACTCACCTACCTCATTCACCCTTACATCCTCTTTTGTGATGTTGAAGTGTTTGTTATGACCTGTTGTCGCAGCATGGCTgcgaaaaatgtgcatgaacacttTCATCCTACAAGCGGTCAACAATCCTAAAATTTTGTGCATACAGATGCCCATTTTCTGCAGTCTGTATAATGGTCTGTATATGGACCACTTTAATTGTTTTGCCTTGCACATTTGAGAGCCTAAAATGATACGTAAAATCCTCCCTCAGACTATCAAACGTCAAAATCTTAAAAAGGATTCAGCTGTTGACGTGTTTTTGAACACACGGAGGATgaatccctccctccctccattgCCTTCCTGTGTGACTTCTGGCATACTGCTTCTTCCCCAACTGTGGCCGACTTCCATCCTGCAAATCTCCAACCATCCCACCTCCTCATCGTGACTGCATTGGCCGTCTGCCATTCGCTCCTTCCATATCAACTGAGTAGCAGGTCTGCAGAAAGCAGTCAGAATGGTTCAGTTCTGCTTCTCCACACAGTTACTGTGTCGTTTCTGTGCGAGCACATAGAGTCAGTGAATAaagcaatgggggggggggggggggggcatttgtaATAGGGAGCAAAGGCATAGCGGTGCAGCGTACTGTTGATGACACGCTCTCGACAGCATTTGCCTTCTGTTTGCCTGCATGTGTGCCTTCATGTGTGCATGAGCATCATAGGATCTGTGTCTGCACGGAATATGTGTAACCTGACAGCAGACAATGCAAATGCACACAGGCCAAACAAGAAGATGTCAGGCACAACAAAGTCACACTCTCACTGTGTTTAGAAGGTGAAATAATGCtttgaaaaacagatttctgATGTTAGAATCAAAGGAGGGCCTTCACACGTCTACCAAGAGATGAATGCCTCTCCTCGCTGTCGGCCTTGTGTTTTGCACCAGAAAACTCCAGCAATTATTCATCATGTTTGCTCTTTTCACTCTTgaatcccagaaaaaaaaaagaattgtgagGTCTTTCCTCTTGATGTGTGaagcaaaagcaacaaaacacaaacaattgaGTGACTCACAGCAAAACTAAACTAACAAGTGAGCTTTGTGGCGCTAATACACGCCAACCAAATGCTCTCTATTTATATAGTTAAATCAGGAGACGACAAATGTTAAAGTCGGTAGCCCTGAAATTCAATAAAAGTGATTTTCAAGGGTTAACTTTTATATCAATTGATTTCATGTTATGGGAATACTATTTAACATGACCGTATGGATCCATTTATCCTGGCTGATTCCATCGACATTTCAGCTAAAATTAAGAAAGCTTCTTGGAAAGAATATGAAATgtcattaataataaaaaatgaacgaAGTATATTACTTTTTAAACCACTGCTTTAATTGGTTgcaataaataaagataaaaaaaatacaaatatggtAAAGAAATGAccagcaaaaacataaaaataggaACTGAATCATAAGTATATGCCTGCTATTTTCTCGTCTTGACAACAGGATATTGTTGTCATGTCAATAAGGGATCCTAAAGTtagacttaaaataaaaaagatgcaaagaaaaaggagaagtgGATGAGGGAACGAGAGAAGAGGCAGAGAGAAGTCAGGCCTGTCAGCGTTCGTCACAGTAATCTCTCATGTGGGCGACTTCTCCCCAATGCACACCATGCAATGAGTTGCATGACGTGCATCATCTTACTTTTTGCAGAGGACGAAAATGATTTTGAATTCccagattttttatttgtacagaaGATATGACTATTTTTAGCACCAAATAAATCAACAGTCATCTGGGGTATTAGGTGGAACTCTTGCTATGACTCAAATGTTTATTCTTATGCTGGTAAAACTCCTTAAATAGTTAGCTAAAGCACGGAAATTCCCCCAAATACCTTAAAAAAGCTCAAGAATAGCAGATTGACTAAAAAAAGACCACAAAGAGAATACAGATCAGTAATTCTAGAGCTGGAAATCGACAAAACAAAGCAAgcttacggtggccctgaagtacaaATACCATCAACAAATCACCACAAAGACATcaaatcacaaaacacttaCAGAAGCAACACCAATATATAAAAACTCCAACATTTTAAGGGCCTATATATAGAGAAGAACagcctcttccaggaagagtctgctctGCCGGCACCGCcctcaggctaacacacacactttctctgcagaGTTAGCGATTAACAGCTTTTATCTCATATGCACGTCCATCTCTGCAAAAGTGCAACGTTATTTGTTGTCGCAGAcgaaacacagacacact includes:
- the LOC101171670 gene encoding inactive phospholipase C-like protein 2, with protein sequence MAGLHASEAVSGHFLDPAISAAPAQGATNPAGITGDAAALPSATRTYLDVSAAAQSYMVGGLYTNGRYRDHSSPRIGSGSRDNSSERSQGAGNPPCGIMKDGSKQKPVRKKTVSFSSMPSDRKINSTAACMAFMMKGCEMKKVRSNSRMYNRYFLLDPDMHWLRWEPSKKDSEKAKLEIKSIKEVRLGKKTPVLRSNGLSDQFPDECAFSIIYGDNYESLDLVASTPDVVSTWVMGLRYLVSYGRHTVDMVDPCQQSLRTSWISSVFELADVEKKGHIDLFRATQIIKGLNPGMKESRIELKFKELQKAKDQHGETINMDSFVEAYCELCTRPEIFFLLVQFSSNKEYLDSKDLMLFVDVEQGVEGVTEEMCKDIVQKFEPSTEGRERGYLSIDGFTNYLLSSECHIFDPQHKRVCQDMTQPLSHYYINSSHNASLLDDHFWGSSDISSYIRALRMGCRSVEIVVWDGHDSEPVVYIGSSVATQIAFSKVLDILNQYAFESSEYPLILCLVTHCCILQQRVMAQHLKKILGDKLYTETPHKEENYLPSPEKLKGKILLKSKKLPPSCTDAEGDVTDEEEGLEMSRRVGADDRDQLNGLGCKKIRLCRELSDLVSLCKSVQFRDFETSKRDQKFWEICSFNEVDANRFANEFPEEFVCYNKRLLSRVYPTPMRIDASNMNPQDFWKCGCQIVAMNYQTPGLMMDLNLGWFRQNGNCGYVLRPAIMREEVSYFSANARDSLPGVSAQLLHIKIISGQNLPKPRGSAAKGDVVEPYIYVEIHGIPADCAEQRTKTVSQNGDNPIFDESFEFQINLPELAVLRFVVLDDDYIGDEFIGQYTIPFECLQPGYRHVPLQSLTGEFLPNTTLFVHVAITNRRGGGKAHKRGLSVRKGRKAREYTTTKTTGIKAVDELFRASTQPLREATDLRENVQNAMVSFKELCGLTPAANMKQCILTVSTWLMNSERSLQVTVDLSETYPTMEAQGPVPELLRKVLNAYDMMIQTSKTLIESADVVYSKLTQAQRAGLDFHEDLHRIGAKEGLKGRKLQKAMESYAWNITVLKGQADLLKHAKSEALDTLRQIHYAAQSCGLNKNGAASPQLQHHPQHQPLQIQQQPPAKLHPQPHPFYQPKIQSQIPPQAHPHSHPLQYPQVHPPPPAPPTTQTDSKPPAYPQPPPLPQTHFQVHSQQQRAAGPLDPVPERDQETISDYPGGSC